A window of Pseudomonas mucidolens contains these coding sequences:
- the rssC gene encoding anti-sigma factor antagonist RssC, producing the protein MSTGRIQFAEQDGTFVLKFVGEVRLTLCSALDATIERIFTALNFSAIVIDLTETRSIDSTTLGLLAKLSILSRQKVGLLPTVVTTHDDITRLLQSMGFDQVFNIVDRPIPCPECLTDLPSQDQSEEVVRIKVLEAHKILMSLNESNREAFRDLVNALERH; encoded by the coding sequence ATGAGTACCGGAAGAATCCAGTTCGCCGAGCAAGACGGGACTTTTGTCCTGAAATTTGTCGGTGAAGTGCGCCTGACCTTGTGTTCGGCGCTGGATGCAACGATTGAGCGGATTTTCACGGCCCTGAACTTCTCGGCGATCGTGATCGATCTGACCGAAACCCGCAGCATCGACAGCACCACCCTTGGGCTTTTGGCCAAGTTGTCTATTCTTTCGCGGCAGAAGGTCGGGCTGCTGCCCACCGTTGTGACCACCCATGACGACATCACGCGTCTGCTGCAGTCGATGGGCTTTGATCAGGTGTTCAACATCGTGGATCGCCCGATTCCCTGCCCGGAATGTCTGACTGACCTGCCATCCCAGGATCAATCCGAGGAAGTGGTGCGGATCAAGGTGCTCGAAGCGCACAAGATCCTGATGAGCTTGAACGAGTCTAATCGCGAAGCCTTCCGCGATCTGGTCAATGCCCTCGAACGTCACTGA
- the tal gene encoding transaldolase: MTSKLEQLKQFTTVVADTGDFSTLAKLKPQDATTNPSLLLKAASMPGYAKLLDECVTDCNGDVGLASDRFSVAVGQEILKVIPGRISTEVDARLSFDTDAMLKRAHRLIDLYEKAGIGRDRVLIKIASTWEGIRAAEQLEKEGIQTNLTLLFSFAQAVACAEAGVFLISPFVGRIYDWYKKSSGNDYTGTDDPGVQSVTRIYNYYKANGYKTVVMGASFRNLSQIEELAGCDRLTISPDLLEKLAADEGKLERKLSPGHAGEARVHMTEAQFRWASNEDAMATEKLAEGIRQFARDQEKLEALLTAKL; encoded by the coding sequence ATGACTTCCAAGCTGGAACAACTCAAGCAATTCACCACTGTGGTTGCCGATACCGGTGACTTTTCAACACTCGCCAAGCTCAAGCCGCAGGATGCCACCACTAACCCTTCCCTGCTGCTCAAGGCCGCCTCGATGCCAGGTTATGCAAAGCTGCTGGATGAGTGCGTCACCGACTGCAACGGCGATGTAGGCCTGGCCAGTGACCGTTTTTCGGTGGCTGTGGGCCAAGAGATCCTCAAAGTGATTCCCGGGCGCATCTCCACCGAAGTGGATGCGCGCCTGTCGTTCGATACCGATGCCATGCTCAAGCGTGCTCATCGCCTGATTGACCTGTACGAAAAAGCGGGCATCGGCCGCGATCGCGTACTGATCAAGATTGCTTCCACTTGGGAAGGCATCCGTGCCGCCGAACAGCTGGAAAAAGAAGGTATCCAGACCAATCTGACCCTGCTGTTCTCCTTCGCCCAGGCCGTGGCGTGCGCTGAAGCGGGTGTATTCCTGATTTCGCCGTTCGTAGGCCGCATCTATGACTGGTACAAGAAATCCAGCGGCAACGACTACACCGGCACCGATGATCCGGGCGTACAGTCGGTCACGCGCATCTACAACTACTACAAGGCCAACGGCTACAAGACCGTGGTGATGGGGGCGAGCTTCCGCAACCTGAGCCAGATCGAAGAACTGGCTGGCTGTGATCGCCTGACCATCAGCCCGGACTTGCTGGAGAAACTCGCTGCGGATGAAGGCAAGCTGGAACGCAAGCTGTCGCCAGGCCACGCAGGCGAAGCGCGTGTGCATATGACTGAAGCGCAGTTCCGTTGGGCATCCAACGAGGACGCGATGGCGACCGAGAAGCTGGCTGAAGGCATCCGTCAGTTTGCTCGGGACCAGGAAAAGCTTGAGGCGCTGTTGACCGCCAAGCTGTAA
- a CDS encoding glycosyl hydrolase family 5 yields the protein MHSSRFKRLAVSTLLMLGAGSQAHASELFPALTSNKNIGVQVKIQNFSATDARQIKATGFGFVRFGVWTNNLTGPAYQKQISDAFAAAKSAELPVLMTVRSTKALTATPGDPGELATAGEQFANAVFALEQSYGTQLVAIEIWNEPDLEKYWPTRDFETTFVPFMSAVCHTLQQKAPSTPLIGFGFARAPSAGSASTVALNKLVSDYPKCLSAISYHPYGMSAAKIENAQAFIQRNFHLPGVISEWGVPSLDSNGGIHGQAGKISTFISDVKKLNIPLTSLYEWKNSDSGGNDRERNFGLLTSEGQSKPAETSARTLLTRP from the coding sequence ATGCACTCATCACGTTTCAAACGACTTGCCGTTTCAACCCTGCTCATGCTCGGTGCAGGCAGTCAGGCTCACGCCAGCGAACTGTTCCCCGCGCTGACCAGCAACAAAAACATCGGAGTCCAGGTCAAGATCCAGAACTTCAGCGCCACCGACGCCAGACAGATCAAAGCGACAGGGTTTGGATTCGTGCGTTTTGGCGTGTGGACCAACAACCTGACTGGCCCGGCGTATCAGAAGCAGATCAGTGATGCGTTTGCCGCCGCCAAGTCCGCAGAATTGCCGGTACTGATGACCGTTCGCTCAACCAAGGCACTGACGGCTACACCCGGCGACCCCGGCGAACTGGCGACCGCCGGCGAACAGTTCGCCAACGCGGTGTTCGCCCTGGAACAGTCCTACGGCACGCAACTGGTTGCCATTGAAATATGGAACGAGCCGGACCTGGAAAAATACTGGCCAACCCGCGACTTCGAAACCACCTTCGTTCCGTTCATGAGCGCCGTGTGCCATACGCTGCAGCAAAAAGCGCCAAGCACACCGCTGATCGGCTTTGGCTTCGCCAGGGCGCCGAGCGCGGGCAGCGCGTCTACAGTCGCGCTGAACAAGCTGGTCAGTGATTACCCCAAATGCCTGAGCGCGATTTCTTATCACCCCTATGGCATGTCCGCCGCCAAGATCGAGAATGCCCAAGCATTCATTCAGCGAAACTTCCATCTCCCGGGGGTTATCAGCGAATGGGGCGTGCCCTCGCTCGACTCCAACGGCGGGATCCACGGGCAAGCCGGCAAAATAAGCACGTTCATCTCCGATGTGAAAAAACTCAATATCCCGCTGACGTCCCTGTATGAATGGAAGAACAGTGATTCAGGCGGGAATGATCGAGAACGCAATTTTGGCCTGTTGACGTCCGAAGGTCAGTCGAAGCCGGCGGAAACGTCCGCCAGGACACTGCTCACCCGACCGTAG
- a CDS encoding low molecular weight protein-tyrosine-phosphatase → MFRNILVVCVGNICRSPTAEILLRNALASSTIAVTSAGLGARVGESMEPAARQVLEEHGHSAQAFTARQITPDIVNESDLVLVMEKEHVNQVLKIASHARGKVFLLGKWQSDREIQDPYRQGKAAFIHAHALIEAAVCSWAQRLGH, encoded by the coding sequence TTGTTCAGAAATATCCTTGTCGTCTGCGTAGGCAACATTTGCCGAAGTCCGACAGCAGAAATACTGCTGCGTAATGCGCTGGCATCCTCAACCATTGCAGTCACCTCCGCAGGTCTCGGCGCTCGCGTTGGCGAGTCCATGGAACCGGCGGCACGCCAGGTTCTGGAAGAACATGGGCATAGCGCGCAAGCCTTTACAGCGCGGCAAATAACCCCGGACATTGTTAATGAGTCGGACCTGGTTCTGGTCATGGAAAAAGAGCATGTGAACCAAGTGCTGAAGATTGCATCGCACGCCAGGGGGAAAGTGTTTCTTCTCGGCAAGTGGCAAAGTGATCGAGAAATACAGGATCCCTATCGTCAAGGAAAAGCAGCTTTTATTCATGCTCATGCATTGATTGAAGCGGCTGTTTGCTCATGGGCGCAGCGCCTCGGGCATTGA
- a CDS encoding polysaccharide biosynthesis tyrosine autokinase has product MQLPSLVGTRDNDRDDIDLLGILGSLIDRKWLIGACTGVFMVSGVAYSVLSTPVYLANALVQVEPKKNDMLGFSDLNSMLNGQSPSVTEIGIIKSRAVIGKTVDDLHLDIEVTPNTFPLIGGFLARRYKGNSVATALFGLNSYAWGGEHLDIAQLNLPEELLGRKLTLVAAEQHRFQLFDDNDNLLVDGVVGEGFRQNGIEGLIATLAANPGTRFEVVRNPRIVTILDYQEALDVSEQGKESGIIRLALASPDYVQAVKILDKVSTLYVQQNVERTSAEAAQSLEFLQAQLPQVKNDLIKASDALNGYQTRGKTVNISLETQSVLEQIVGLDTRISDLKLQQAELDRKFTKQHPAYRALMTQIGELTRQQQSLESKVQDLPATQQELLNLTRDVEVASQIYTQLLNKSQELDIVRAGAVGNVRLIDTADVDKTTPVKPRKALIVLIATFLGAFVGVALVLLRKSLSRGLEGPEAIEQLGLPVYASIPYSALQQEEDSKKLRLSDESGRQAFLLALRNPTDLSIESIRSLRTCLHFAGLDSTNNRIMISGPSPQVGKTFVSSNLAAVMAQSGQRVVLIDADMRKGHLHKTLNTPITNGLSDLLVKRCSLEQGIHEAEIDKLHFISRGQVPPNPSELLMHANFRELLAQLSDLYDVVIIDTPPLLAVTDAAIVGRDAAISLIVTRFGVNPAKEIELTIRRFAQNGIQLKGAVFNGVEKRAASYYGNGGYNYEYASDKS; this is encoded by the coding sequence ATGCAGTTACCGTCACTAGTCGGCACTCGGGATAACGATCGAGATGATATTGATCTTCTCGGTATATTAGGCAGTTTAATTGATCGGAAATGGTTGATAGGCGCGTGCACCGGTGTATTTATGGTGAGCGGCGTGGCCTATTCGGTTTTGTCGACGCCGGTGTATCTGGCGAACGCATTGGTCCAGGTCGAACCGAAAAAGAACGACATGCTCGGTTTCTCCGACCTCAACAGCATGCTCAATGGACAATCTCCGTCGGTCACCGAGATCGGCATCATCAAGTCTCGCGCAGTCATTGGCAAAACCGTCGATGATTTACACCTTGATATCGAAGTCACGCCCAACACCTTCCCGCTGATCGGCGGTTTTCTCGCCCGACGCTATAAGGGCAATTCTGTCGCCACCGCGCTTTTTGGCCTGAACAGCTACGCCTGGGGCGGTGAGCACCTGGACATCGCACAGCTCAATCTGCCTGAAGAGTTGCTGGGCAGGAAACTCACGCTGGTGGCCGCCGAACAGCATCGATTCCAGCTTTTTGATGACAACGACAACCTGTTGGTGGACGGCGTTGTCGGTGAAGGGTTTCGGCAAAATGGCATCGAAGGGCTGATCGCCACGCTGGCGGCCAATCCCGGTACCCGTTTTGAAGTGGTGCGCAATCCGCGCATTGTCACCATCCTTGATTATCAGGAAGCGCTGGATGTTTCCGAGCAAGGCAAGGAGTCGGGCATCATCCGTCTGGCGTTGGCCAGCCCTGACTACGTCCAGGCGGTGAAGATTCTGGATAAGGTTTCCACGTTATATGTACAGCAAAACGTGGAGCGCACGTCGGCCGAAGCGGCGCAAAGCCTGGAATTCCTGCAAGCCCAGCTGCCGCAAGTCAAAAACGATCTGATCAAGGCCAGCGATGCGCTCAACGGTTATCAGACCCGCGGCAAGACCGTCAATATTTCCCTCGAAACCCAATCGGTGCTGGAGCAGATTGTCGGCCTGGACACGCGTATTTCCGACTTGAAGCTGCAACAAGCGGAGCTTGATCGTAAGTTCACCAAGCAGCATCCGGCCTATCGGGCCCTGATGACGCAGATCGGGGAATTGACTCGCCAGCAGCAGAGCCTGGAGAGCAAGGTTCAAGATCTGCCCGCCACGCAGCAGGAGTTGCTCAACCTGACCCGCGACGTGGAAGTGGCGTCGCAGATCTACACGCAGTTGCTGAACAAGTCCCAGGAGCTGGACATCGTCAGGGCCGGGGCGGTGGGCAATGTGCGTCTGATCGACACGGCGGATGTCGACAAGACCACGCCGGTCAAACCGCGCAAAGCCCTGATCGTGCTGATTGCGACTTTCCTCGGCGCGTTTGTCGGCGTCGCCCTGGTACTCCTGCGTAAATCCTTGAGTCGAGGCCTGGAGGGGCCGGAGGCCATCGAGCAACTCGGGTTGCCGGTGTATGCGTCGATTCCCTACAGCGCGCTGCAACAGGAAGAGGACAGTAAAAAACTGCGCTTGAGTGACGAGTCGGGCCGGCAGGCTTTTCTGTTGGCTCTACGGAACCCGACAGACCTGTCTATCGAGTCCATCCGTAGTTTGCGTACCTGCCTGCACTTCGCGGGACTGGATTCGACCAACAACCGGATCATGATTTCCGGCCCAAGCCCCCAGGTAGGTAAAACCTTCGTCTCGTCCAACCTCGCCGCAGTCATGGCGCAAAGTGGGCAGCGGGTGGTACTGATCGATGCCGATATGCGCAAGGGGCATTTGCACAAGACGCTCAATACGCCCATCACCAATGGCTTGTCGGACCTACTGGTCAAGCGCTGCAGCCTCGAGCAGGGCATCCATGAAGCCGAGATTGATAAGCTGCATTTCATCAGTCGCGGACAGGTCCCGCCTAACCCGTCAGAGCTGTTGATGCATGCGAACTTCCGTGAGCTGCTCGCGCAACTCAGCGACCTGTATGACGTGGTGATCATTGACACGCCACCACTCCTGGCCGTGACCGACGCGGCTATCGTCGGCCGTGATGCGGCGATCAGCCTGATCGTTACGCGCTTCGGCGTGAACCCCGCCAAAGAGATCGAGTTGACGATTCGTCGATTCGCCCAGAACGGTATTCAGTTGAAGGGTGCGGTGTTCAATGGTGTCGAGAAACGTGCAGCGAGCTACTACGGCAATGGCGGTTACAACTACGAGTATGCCTCCGACAAATCTTGA
- a CDS encoding glycosyltransferase — MKKVLHVAETIKGGVATVIRTISAPPQGEASNYELVYLIPLDQKKELQGIDERQIRTFVRTKRDALSLLRFAWNLTRVIFKEKPDVVHLHSTFSGVIGRCVCVLLKPWRSPRIIYCPHAFSFLMESSPAKQKVYSLIERLLQKVTDVIICVSQYELDTAATFGIDRHRMTLIYNGIHHKDDVPASSGPGPVHLLFVGRLDYQKGFDVLLKAFAGVQRTDLKLTVVGSAVIEDAVDRPVLDAVEYVPWVTPAEVNALYQAADALIVPSRWEGFAMVPLEGMAMGLPVIASDCTSLPELVTHGVTGYIFPTGDHQALTELLANIEKPGLLALGAEGRKIVRERFSATLMIRQTYDVYSAPSYQVELSS, encoded by the coding sequence GTGAAAAAAGTACTGCACGTGGCCGAAACGATTAAAGGCGGTGTCGCTACCGTTATTCGGACGATATCGGCGCCACCTCAGGGCGAAGCATCGAACTATGAACTGGTCTATCTGATCCCGCTCGACCAGAAAAAAGAACTGCAGGGCATCGATGAGCGACAGATCAGAACCTTCGTCAGAACCAAGCGGGACGCACTGTCGTTGCTGCGATTCGCCTGGAACCTGACCCGTGTGATTTTCAAGGAAAAACCTGATGTGGTGCACTTGCACAGCACCTTTTCCGGGGTCATTGGCCGTTGCGTGTGCGTGCTCCTGAAACCGTGGCGTTCGCCGAGGATTATTTACTGCCCCCATGCCTTTTCGTTTTTGATGGAAAGTTCGCCGGCCAAACAGAAGGTCTATTCGCTGATTGAGCGGCTGTTGCAGAAAGTCACGGATGTGATCATTTGCGTCAGCCAATACGAGCTGGACACCGCCGCGACGTTTGGTATTGATCGCCATCGCATGACCTTGATCTACAACGGTATCCACCACAAGGACGATGTGCCTGCAAGCAGTGGGCCGGGGCCCGTCCATCTGCTTTTTGTGGGGCGACTCGACTATCAGAAGGGCTTTGACGTGTTGCTCAAGGCGTTTGCCGGGGTGCAGCGCACTGATCTGAAACTGACCGTGGTTGGCAGTGCGGTCATCGAAGACGCCGTAGACCGCCCGGTGTTAGACGCAGTCGAGTACGTGCCGTGGGTGACGCCGGCCGAAGTGAACGCGCTTTATCAGGCCGCGGATGCGCTGATCGTCCCCAGTCGGTGGGAGGGCTTTGCCATGGTGCCTCTGGAAGGCATGGCCATGGGGCTACCGGTGATTGCCAGTGACTGCACCTCGTTGCCCGAGTTGGTCACCCATGGTGTGACCGGCTACATCTTCCCCACCGGGGACCACCAGGCCCTGACCGAGTTGTTGGCGAATATCGAGAAGCCCGGGTTGCTGGCACTCGGTGCCGAAGGCCGCAAGATAGTCCGCGAGCGATTCAGTGCCACGTTAATGATCAGGCAAACCTACGACGTGTATTCCGCTCCCTCTTATCAAGTAGAACTCAGCTCATGA
- a CDS encoding polysaccharide pyruvyl transferase family protein codes for MNVTILHGYSASNSGDGLLVDLAIALVLRNFGADTSINVVASDPQSFSYLPYKRYDAPVMAAKGLGRVRQALFLDQSYTGLANLLRSSDLIVGVGGGYMRSKSAFEHIKLKLGHAKQLETAILSKVPSVYLPQSIGPFHGESSKIVGHYANADAVFVRDNRSSEIFATHENVYRVPDLAVQALASKILLQPKFTRCASSPAVVCVVLRKPPAWSKEKKVAYVANLKRLLQRLKNKSKVVCAVQSAVRGNDDGAFYRELGITEELLSLKATLAKYQPDVVISVRLHGAIESLLAGVPAYHISYERKGFGAYQDMGVEDWVINGGEINVDSIIDTVYAPNALSRFGKQLTDTCKEIEAKTLVMDSIIKGIVR; via the coding sequence ATGAACGTAACTATTTTGCATGGCTACAGCGCCTCCAACTCCGGTGATGGCCTTCTCGTGGATTTGGCAATCGCCCTGGTGCTGCGAAACTTTGGCGCGGATACCTCGATCAACGTCGTGGCCTCGGATCCGCAATCATTCAGCTACTTGCCTTACAAACGCTATGACGCGCCGGTGATGGCGGCCAAGGGGTTGGGGCGGGTCAGGCAGGCGCTGTTTCTTGATCAGTCCTACACCGGCCTTGCGAATCTTTTGCGTTCAAGCGACTTGATCGTCGGGGTAGGCGGCGGCTATATGCGCTCCAAAAGCGCGTTTGAACACATCAAGTTGAAACTGGGGCATGCCAAGCAACTGGAAACGGCGATCCTCAGCAAGGTGCCTTCGGTGTATCTGCCGCAGAGCATCGGTCCCTTTCACGGTGAAAGCAGCAAGATCGTCGGGCACTACGCGAATGCCGACGCGGTGTTTGTCCGGGACAACAGGTCGTCGGAGATTTTCGCGACCCATGAAAATGTCTACCGCGTGCCTGACCTCGCGGTGCAGGCATTGGCCAGCAAGATTCTCCTGCAACCCAAGTTCACCCGTTGTGCCTCTTCGCCGGCGGTGGTCTGCGTGGTGCTGCGCAAACCGCCAGCGTGGAGCAAGGAGAAGAAAGTCGCTTACGTGGCTAACTTGAAGCGCCTGCTGCAGCGCCTGAAGAACAAGAGCAAAGTCGTCTGCGCGGTGCAAAGCGCTGTGCGCGGCAATGATGACGGCGCGTTCTATCGAGAACTGGGCATTACCGAGGAGCTGTTGTCACTGAAGGCGACCCTCGCCAAATATCAGCCAGACGTGGTCATTTCCGTCAGGTTGCACGGGGCCATCGAATCGCTGCTGGCGGGCGTTCCGGCGTACCACATCAGTTATGAGCGCAAGGGCTTTGGCGCCTATCAGGACATGGGTGTGGAAGACTGGGTGATCAATGGCGGCGAGATCAATGTCGACAGCATCATTGACACGGTTTACGCACCGAATGCGTTGTCCCGATTTGGCAAGCAGTTGACGGATACCTGCAAGGAGATTGAGGCCAAGACGCTGGTCATGGACTCGATCATCAAGGGCATCGTGCGATGA
- a CDS encoding phosphoribosylaminoimidazole carboxylase → MIFRLLLRGGALGAKFLLVLAITHYLGYEALGFYGVVMAASLIASKFYSVGFSSEINRLISVGDSSRWVVDKVLLLYLAVGILLSVATVAVYSLFQAVEASAALVACVALLLLTEHLSFEINSFVFSAQRATWGAILYFVKTGLWALLALGGLLSGWVSSIASVLWLWVAANVLVIVAGYLIVVNVHRGRATGSLTTASVWKAGLPFYLGTGLIALSQYTERFLILDIEPYASLGKYVYAWSAANTLQALSYAVVAVVGIPVLAKRYQNQQQALSIRQLFMNQWVMRSLVVSGVVALMIYLFFNVALDYVGTTVPRPDNAILGVLIFSFALRAVGDIVWGGLIASKNSRLSLISAAICLLVSLPVSYMLIKHHSIYGAAWGNVFSITVQLGAIALLTRFSRAKVTL, encoded by the coding sequence ATGATATTCCGGCTATTGCTCCGGGGCGGAGCTTTAGGCGCGAAGTTTCTGCTGGTGTTGGCCATCACCCATTATCTAGGGTATGAGGCGTTGGGGTTTTACGGCGTGGTGATGGCCGCGTCTTTGATTGCGTCGAAGTTCTACAGCGTGGGGTTCAGTTCCGAAATCAATCGGCTGATCAGCGTGGGTGACAGTTCGCGATGGGTGGTGGATAAGGTCCTGTTGCTGTACCTGGCCGTGGGGATCTTGTTGTCGGTGGCGACGGTGGCGGTCTATTCGTTGTTCCAGGCGGTCGAGGCGAGTGCCGCACTGGTGGCTTGCGTGGCACTGTTGCTGCTCACCGAGCACCTGTCCTTTGAAATAAATTCGTTTGTGTTCTCTGCCCAGAGAGCCACGTGGGGCGCGATTCTCTATTTTGTCAAAACCGGGCTCTGGGCGCTGTTGGCGTTGGGCGGGCTGTTGTCGGGCTGGGTATCGAGCATCGCCAGTGTGCTGTGGTTATGGGTGGCGGCCAATGTGCTGGTGATTGTTGCCGGCTACCTGATTGTGGTGAACGTTCACCGTGGGCGGGCGACAGGTTCCCTCACCACGGCCTCGGTCTGGAAAGCCGGATTACCGTTTTATCTGGGGACTGGCTTGATCGCATTGAGCCAATACACCGAGCGCTTCCTGATTCTCGACATCGAGCCCTACGCGAGTCTGGGCAAGTACGTTTACGCTTGGTCAGCAGCCAACACCTTGCAAGCGCTTTCCTACGCCGTGGTTGCGGTAGTGGGCATCCCGGTACTTGCCAAGCGCTATCAGAACCAGCAACAAGCGCTGAGCATCCGGCAATTGTTCATGAATCAGTGGGTGATGCGTTCCCTGGTGGTGTCAGGTGTTGTGGCGTTGATGATTTATCTGTTCTTCAATGTCGCGCTGGATTATGTCGGTACCACGGTGCCGCGTCCGGATAACGCCATTCTCGGCGTACTGATTTTTTCCTTTGCCCTGCGTGCTGTCGGCGACATCGTCTGGGGCGGTCTTATCGCATCGAAGAACAGTCGGCTGTCACTCATTAGCGCGGCCATCTGCCTGCTGGTTTCCCTGCCGGTCAGTTACATGCTGATCAAGCATCATTCCATTTATGGTGCGGCATGGGGGAACGTCTTTTCGATCACCGTACAGCTCGGCGCTATCGCCTTGCTGACCCGGTTTTCCCGAGCGAAGGTGACGCTGTAA
- a CDS encoding acyltransferase family protein, with amino-acid sequence MSSNKKSLEIETLRGLACLLLVLYHVIGPLGGGLKIDLGSPLRVIADSMVYVRMPLFTFISGYIYSIYKIRGNDFSAYFVGKVRRLIVPLFCVGIPFSVLQAIGPGVNKDVGLVDALLSFYVPVNHFWFLQAVFIIFVFVGLLEWRGLLQTARRLYLLLAFAALVFLLPPFAVDAFGINGAIYLLPFFVMGMIGHEKVNAIRQSLKVIGPLVFMLISLALLYVAAVDRELIVDRRSLVGLVVGCVSCVALLSSNMRVQGLIWLGGYSYAIFLFHVLFAATSRFALGRLGVNDEMVLVLSGVACGLLGPVLLSSIFSRFALTSTLFLGERAARRKAPAAVAVSQS; translated from the coding sequence ATGTCGAGCAATAAAAAGTCGCTGGAGATCGAGACCCTACGGGGACTTGCCTGCCTGTTGCTGGTGCTTTATCACGTGATAGGTCCTTTGGGCGGCGGTTTGAAAATAGACCTGGGCTCGCCTTTGCGGGTGATCGCTGACTCCATGGTTTATGTGCGCATGCCGTTGTTCACGTTTATTTCGGGCTACATCTATTCCATCTACAAAATCAGGGGGAATGACTTCTCCGCTTATTTTGTCGGCAAGGTCAGGCGGTTGATCGTGCCGTTGTTTTGCGTGGGGATTCCGTTTTCGGTGCTGCAGGCGATTGGGCCCGGGGTGAACAAGGACGTGGGACTGGTCGATGCATTGCTGTCGTTCTATGTGCCGGTCAATCACTTCTGGTTTTTACAGGCGGTGTTCATCATCTTTGTATTTGTCGGCCTGCTGGAGTGGCGGGGCCTGTTGCAGACAGCGAGGCGCTTGTACCTGTTGCTGGCGTTCGCGGCGCTGGTGTTTCTGCTGCCGCCCTTTGCGGTAGATGCGTTTGGCATCAATGGAGCGATCTATCTGCTGCCGTTTTTTGTGATGGGCATGATTGGCCATGAAAAGGTCAACGCGATAAGGCAATCACTCAAGGTGATCGGGCCGCTGGTATTCATGTTGATATCCTTGGCGCTGCTGTATGTGGCAGCGGTGGATCGCGAGTTGATTGTCGATCGCCGAAGCCTGGTCGGGTTGGTGGTGGGATGCGTGTCGTGCGTGGCGCTGCTGTCGAGCAACATGCGGGTGCAAGGGTTGATCTGGCTCGGTGGATATTCCTACGCGATTTTCCTGTTTCACGTGTTGTTTGCCGCCACTTCGCGATTTGCGCTGGGGCGCCTGGGCGTCAACGATGAAATGGTCCTGGTACTCAGTGGCGTGGCCTGTGGTTTGCTGGGGCCGGTGCTGCTGTCGAGTATTTTCAGCCGCTTTGCCCTCACGTCGACGCTGTTTCTGGGGGAGCGGGCAGCCCGTAGAAAAGCACCGGCCGCCGTTGCTGTATCGCAATCCTGA
- a CDS encoding SGNH/GDSL hydrolase family protein, producing the protein MFAIDDVPHAPASVIEVGDARERFEQWRAGTSGKVLAISVIGDSYSAGQDFYLNRLVQRLTKATGFAGPGYIGFNHGAALGGTHYKYTRSSEKYFGGDWAVSRLGQASPDSRTIRGRPGAYLEIDASPTAAVDTSIAQAKLLYLGDGEANQVRYRWTASGRWHSLQIGGSGVQEVLLSGAPDTAEWAFRLEVVKGAPTLFGLWLSNHEEGVRVSKLAASGAASADFYNSDDQWQTQWKAVVSKIPADMYLIMLGGNDQGFGVKPEQYLRNIQGLVRMVREIQPAASINLILRQDTTRSSAYPMSAYARVLEPWARMEHLGYADMQCAFGLDFKRYASDGAAPMIGPDSIHPIPGSGGRVIADYLYRLIVGGNDAVSPQDTCGAVRQGNGLEKRN; encoded by the coding sequence ATGTTCGCAATCGATGACGTACCTCACGCGCCGGCTTCGGTGATCGAGGTCGGTGATGCTCGTGAACGGTTTGAGCAATGGCGCGCAGGAACGTCGGGGAAGGTGCTAGCCATCTCGGTGATCGGTGACAGCTACAGTGCCGGGCAAGATTTTTATCTGAACAGGCTCGTCCAGCGGCTCACTAAAGCGACGGGGTTTGCCGGGCCAGGCTATATCGGATTCAACCACGGCGCGGCGCTCGGCGGTACCCATTACAAATACACCCGAAGCAGCGAGAAGTATTTCGGCGGTGATTGGGCGGTGTCCCGTCTTGGCCAGGCGAGCCCCGACAGCCGCACAATCAGAGGCCGTCCCGGTGCTTATCTGGAGATAGATGCCAGTCCGACAGCCGCTGTTGATACGAGCATTGCCCAGGCGAAGTTACTCTACCTGGGGGACGGAGAAGCTAATCAGGTGCGCTACCGTTGGACGGCTTCTGGGCGGTGGCATTCATTGCAGATCGGGGGCTCAGGCGTCCAGGAAGTGCTGTTGTCCGGCGCGCCTGACACCGCCGAGTGGGCGTTCCGGCTTGAGGTGGTCAAAGGTGCGCCAACCCTGTTCGGCCTGTGGTTGAGCAATCACGAAGAGGGGGTCAGGGTGTCCAAGCTCGCGGCATCCGGCGCGGCATCTGCAGATTTCTACAACAGCGATGATCAGTGGCAGACGCAGTGGAAAGCAGTGGTGTCGAAGATTCCTGCGGACATGTACCTGATCATGTTGGGTGGCAATGACCAGGGGTTTGGCGTGAAACCTGAGCAGTATCTGCGCAACATTCAAGGTCTGGTGCGGATGGTGCGTGAGATTCAGCCTGCGGCGAGTATCAACCTGATCCTGCGTCAGGACACTACGCGCTCGAGTGCTTATCCGATGTCGGCTTACGCGCGGGTTCTGGAGCCGTGGGCACGCATGGAACACCTGGGTTACGCCGATATGCAGTGCGCGTTCGGTCTCGACTTCAAACGCTACGCCAGCGATGGCGCCGCGCCGATGATCGGCCCGGACAGCATTCACCCTATCCCCGGCTCGGGAGGGCGGGTGATCGCGGATTACCTTTATCGCCTGATTGTCGGTGGGAATGATGCGGTTTCGCCGCAGGACACCTGCGGCGCGGTGCGACAAGGTAATGGCCTTGAGAAGCGCAATTAA